The Candidatus Eremiobacterota bacterium genome has a segment encoding these proteins:
- a CDS encoding FHIPEP family type III secretion protein, translated as MSVMIGNCRYKIIVKLGRGLSSQNAPKFVANLKKKIKCLKDQIYGEIGIPIKQVQIDESNCLSPNSYIVSVIYENLCIGGCVFPEKVFAVHNEDGLKKLTGMDSVHPIYHIPGKWVEKNDTDVLKNAGYLVFHPEDIIISTLEKLIQVHGHKLLDLNDVFMLVEKLKKTNQPLVRELRKSKISLNFIKIVLRNLLQEEVSIVNLPVILDTVLDNHTTMTDPVQMTECVRFQLRYQICRNYLSNEGTIRAFNLSPKLEKYCFNFDMNSNKVKNRIRTAIMNAVNRALEKTAMLSGTELEHSKMRDLFFNKKEFSCVAIICDSNIRFKLRRIIEDLDPSLAVLSYEEIIPEATIYCIGAIDAPSGRSVTRHAVRDNNALKGQPAKR; from the coding sequence ATGAGTGTAATGATTGGAAATTGCAGGTATAAAATAATTGTTAAGCTCGGCAGAGGGCTTTCTTCTCAGAATGCGCCGAAGTTTGTTGCCAATCTTAAGAAGAAAATTAAATGCCTAAAAGATCAAATCTACGGGGAAATTGGTATTCCCATCAAGCAAGTACAAATTGATGAAAGCAACTGTCTCTCACCAAATTCTTATATCGTTTCGGTAATATATGAAAATCTATGTATTGGAGGATGTGTCTTTCCAGAAAAAGTCTTTGCCGTTCATAATGAAGATGGTCTTAAAAAGCTTACAGGTATGGATTCTGTCCACCCTATCTATCATATTCCCGGCAAGTGGGTAGAAAAGAATGACACCGATGTTTTGAAGAATGCCGGTTATCTTGTCTTTCATCCTGAAGATATAATAATATCAACGTTAGAGAAGCTCATTCAGGTTCATGGCCACAAGCTGTTGGATCTGAACGATGTGTTCATGCTGGTAGAAAAGCTGAAGAAGACGAATCAGCCTCTTGTAAGAGAGCTTCGGAAAAGTAAGATATCACTTAACTTCATCAAAATCGTGCTTCGGAACCTGCTCCAGGAAGAGGTCTCCATCGTTAATCTTCCTGTTATTCTGGATACGGTTCTGGACAACCACACAACGATGACTGACCCGGTTCAGATGACGGAGTGCGTTCGATTTCAGCTGAGATATCAGATTTGCAGGAATTATCTATCCAATGAGGGGACCATACGCGCTTTCAATCTATCGCCCAAATTGGAAAAATATTGTTTTAATTTTGATATGAATTCAAATAAGGTTAAAAATCGGATAAGAACCGCTATAATGAATGCTGTCAATCGGGCTCTTGAAAAAACCGCAATGCTGAGCGGCACTGAGCTTGAACATTCCAAGATGAGAGATCTTTTCTTCAATAAGAAGGAATTTTCATGTGTTGCTATTATTTGTGACTCTAATATTCGTTTTAAACTTAGAAGAATAATTGAAGATCTGGATCCAAGTCTAGCAGTCTTGTCATATGAAGAGATAATACCAGAAGCAACAATTTATTGTATTGGAGCAATAGATGCTCCATCAGGCCGATCAGTGACAAGGCACGCAGTGAGAGATAATAACGCTCTCAAAGGGCAGCCTGCGAAGAGGTAA
- a CDS encoding type II toxin-antitoxin system HicB family antitoxin — MTKSTLSYKGFLGSVSYSAEDDLLYGKIEGVSDLVLYEGRSIEEIKKDFEEAVDEYITECEKMGKDPMRAYRGTFNVRVAPELHRQVAETAVSYGTSLNQFVSSALAYAISHPEIIESRRGIKVKKAHGALMNTAKTKSAVDTLASSARHKAY; from the coding sequence TTGACGAAGAGCACCCTGTCTTATAAAGGCTTTCTGGGATCGGTGAGTTACAGTGCAGAGGACGATCTGCTGTATGGCAAGATTGAAGGGGTCAGCGATCTGGTGTTGTATGAGGGCAGAAGCATCGAAGAGATAAAAAAAGACTTCGAGGAAGCGGTGGATGAATATATCACAGAATGCGAAAAGATGGGCAAGGACCCCATGAGGGCCTATCGGGGAACCTTCAACGTGCGGGTAGCTCCTGAGCTGCACCGGCAAGTTGCCGAAACTGCAGTATCCTATGGAACATCGCTCAACCAGTTCGTGAGCTCTGCTCTTGCCTATGCCATAAGTCATCCCGAAATTATTGAGTCAAGGCGAGGGATAAAAGTGAAAAAGGCACATGGAGCTCTCATGAACACGGCGAAAACAAAAAGCGCTGTCGATACCCTGGCCTCTTCCGCCCGTCACAAAGCTTATTGA
- a CDS encoding type II toxin-antitoxin system HicA family toxin, translating into MSKFDKLINRFLSKPKDFEYGEMKTLLGGFGYSEADLKGSRVKFVSQTGHTIHFHKPHPSPAIPRYVLDLIEEELKKEGLL; encoded by the coding sequence ATGAGTAAATTTGACAAGCTCATAAACAGATTTCTGAGCAAGCCGAAAGATTTCGAATACGGAGAAATGAAAACTCTGTTGGGTGGATTTGGTTACTCGGAAGCTGATTTAAAAGGATCTCGAGTGAAATTTGTCAGTCAGACGGGACATACGATCCATTTTCACAAACCGCATCCAAGCCCGGCTATACCGAGATATGTTCTTGATCTCATTGAAGAAGAACTGAAAAAGGAGGGGTTACTTTGA